A portion of the Streptococcus urinalis 2285-97 genome contains these proteins:
- a CDS encoding pyridoxal phosphate-dependent aminotransferase, whose protein sequence is MKTFDKSSKLAHVAYDIRGPVLDEADRMIANGEKILRLNTGNPAAFGFEAPDEVIRDLILNARQSEGYSDSKGLFSARKAIMQYSQLKGIPDVDINDIYLGNGVSELISMSLQALLDQDDEVLVPMPDYPLWTACISLGGGNAVHYLCDESADWYPDIDDIKSKITSKTKAIVVINPNNPTGALYPKEILEEIVDIARQNDLIIFADEIYDRLVMDGGEHIAIASLAPDVFCVSMNGLSKSHRIAGFRVGWMVLSGPKNHVKGYIEGLNMLANMRLCSNVLAQQVVQTSLGGHQSVDELLLPGGRIFEQRNFIYDAINNIPGLSAVKPKAGLYIFPKIDQSIYRIDDDEQFVLDLLKQEKVMLVHGRGFNWKNPDHFRIVYLPTVSELSEVQEKITRVLSKYRR, encoded by the coding sequence ATGAAAACTTTTGATAAATCATCCAAACTAGCTCATGTTGCTTACGATATCCGTGGTCCAGTATTAGACGAAGCAGATAGAATGATTGCCAATGGTGAAAAGATTCTTCGCTTAAATACAGGTAATCCAGCTGCATTTGGATTTGAAGCTCCTGATGAAGTCATTCGTGATCTGATTTTAAATGCCAGACAATCTGAAGGCTATTCAGATAGTAAAGGATTATTTTCTGCTCGTAAAGCGATTATGCAGTATTCTCAATTAAAAGGGATACCAGATGTCGATATAAACGATATTTACTTAGGTAATGGTGTTTCAGAACTCATTTCAATGTCACTTCAAGCACTTTTAGATCAAGATGATGAGGTCTTGGTTCCAATGCCAGACTATCCACTTTGGACAGCCTGTATCAGTCTAGGTGGTGGAAATGCGGTTCATTATCTTTGTGATGAGTCGGCAGACTGGTATCCAGATATTGATGATATCAAATCAAAAATCACAAGTAAGACTAAAGCGATTGTAGTTATTAATCCCAATAACCCAACAGGAGCGCTCTATCCTAAAGAGATTTTAGAAGAAATTGTTGACATTGCTCGTCAAAATGATCTAATCATTTTTGCAGATGAGATTTATGATAGGTTGGTTATGGATGGCGGCGAACATATTGCCATTGCTAGCCTAGCACCTGATGTTTTTTGTGTCTCCATGAATGGTCTTTCTAAATCACATCGAATAGCTGGTTTTCGTGTTGGTTGGATGGTGCTTTCTGGACCTAAAAACCATGTAAAAGGTTATATTGAAGGCTTAAACATGTTAGCTAATATGCGCCTTTGTTCAAATGTTCTTGCTCAGCAAGTGGTGCAAACCTCATTAGGAGGTCACCAATCTGTTGATGAGCTCTTGCTTCCAGGTGGTCGTATTTTTGAACAACGTAATTTCATTTATGACGCTATTAATAATATTCCGGGACTTTCAGCGGTGAAACCCAAAGCTGGATTATATATTTTTCCAAAAATCGACCAGTCAATCTATCGCATAGATGATGACGAACAGTTTGTTCTTGATTTGCTTAAACAAGAAAAAGTCATGCTTGTTCATGGTAGAGGATTCAACTGGAAAAATCCTGATCATTTTAGAATAGTCTATCTACCAACTGTTTCAGAATTGTCAGAAGTGCAAGAAAAGATCACTCGTGTTCTTTCAAAATATAGAAGATAA
- a CDS encoding universal stress protein, producing the protein MSQKYERILVAIDGSYESELAFEKGVNVALRNQAELLLTHVIDTRALQSVATFDTYIYEKLEQEAKDVLSDYERQAREKGLTNVRQVIEFGNPKTLLAIDIPDKEKVDLIMVGATGLNTFERLLIGSSSEYILRHTKVDMLIVRDSEKTL; encoded by the coding sequence ATGTCTCAAAAATATGAACGAATACTTGTTGCGATTGATGGTTCCTACGAATCTGAATTAGCCTTTGAAAAAGGCGTCAATGTCGCACTCAGAAACCAAGCAGAATTGCTTTTAACTCACGTCATTGACACAAGAGCCCTACAAAGCGTCGCAACTTTTGATACTTACATTTATGAAAAACTTGAACAAGAAGCTAAAGATGTTTTGTCTGACTATGAAAGACAAGCACGTGAAAAGGGTCTCACAAATGTTCGCCAAGTTATTGAATTTGGAAATCCAAAAACCTTGCTTGCGATTGATATTCCTGACAAAGAAAAAGTGGACTTAATTATGGTGGGAGCAACAGGATTAAACACCTTCGAGCGACTTCTTATTGGTTCATCCTCAGAATATATCTTGCGCCATACTAAAGTGGATATGTTAATCGTTCGTGATAGCGAAAAAACACTTTAA
- a CDS encoding Cof-type HAD-IIB family hydrolase, producing the protein MAIKAVFFDIDGTLLNDRKSIQKSTKRAIQRLKAQGIFVGLATGRGPGFVQPYIENLNLDFAITYNGQYILTRDKVLYQNQLPKSSIYKVIRFANDRKKEISLGTSSGLIGSRIIDMGTSSFGQMVSTVVPKKMAKTVEGSFKHLVRRFKPQSFDHLVTIMKEPVYQIVMVATESESQVIQEKFPHLKLTRSSPYSADLISLGQSKVKGIERLGNMFGFDLSQVLAFGDSDNDIEMLTEVGLGIAMGNASDLVKEKSDYTTASNNNDGISKALAHYGLIHLDVEKSFTSRDDSFNKVKDFHRLMDGETVETPKVYSLEEAGHRADFKVEEIVEFLYASSQGDKADFTQSLINLHQAIDKASQKVQSKEHAETPLVGQVDALMDLLYFTYGSFVLMGVDPKPIFEIVHEANMGKIFPDGQAHFDPITHKILKPDDWEEKFAPEQDIKKEVDRQMQKSLKK; encoded by the coding sequence TTGGCAATTAAAGCAGTATTTTTTGATATTGATGGCACATTATTAAATGACCGTAAAAGTATCCAAAAATCAACTAAAAGAGCGATTCAACGGTTAAAAGCACAAGGGATTTTTGTCGGCCTAGCCACTGGTAGAGGTCCTGGTTTTGTGCAGCCTTATATTGAAAATTTAAATCTGGATTTTGCCATTACTTATAATGGTCAATATATTTTGACCAGAGATAAAGTTCTTTATCAAAATCAACTTCCAAAATCATCCATATATAAAGTCATACGATTTGCTAATGATCGAAAAAAAGAAATTTCTCTAGGAACATCATCTGGACTTATTGGTTCACGCATTATTGATATGGGAACAAGTTCTTTTGGACAAATGGTAAGCACCGTTGTCCCTAAAAAAATGGCCAAGACTGTTGAGGGGAGTTTTAAACATTTAGTTAGACGATTTAAACCACAAAGTTTCGACCATTTAGTTACTATTATGAAAGAACCTGTTTATCAAATCGTGATGGTGGCTACAGAGTCTGAGAGTCAAGTCATTCAAGAAAAATTTCCTCATTTAAAATTGACGAGAAGTAGTCCCTATTCTGCTGACCTTATTTCATTGGGACAATCAAAGGTTAAAGGTATCGAGCGTTTAGGTAATATGTTTGGATTCGACTTATCCCAAGTCCTTGCCTTTGGAGATTCTGATAATGATATAGAAATGTTGACAGAAGTTGGTTTAGGCATTGCTATGGGGAATGCCTCGGATTTGGTTAAAGAAAAATCTGATTACACAACTGCATCTAACAATAATGATGGCATTTCAAAAGCTTTAGCGCATTATGGACTCATTCATTTAGATGTTGAAAAATCTTTCACCAGTCGTGATGATAGTTTCAATAAAGTTAAAGATTTTCATCGTCTAATGGATGGTGAGACAGTTGAGACACCAAAAGTTTATTCATTAGAAGAAGCTGGTCATAGAGCAGATTTTAAAGTCGAAGAAATTGTGGAGTTTTTATATGCTTCTAGCCAAGGAGATAAAGCAGACTTTACACAATCTCTCATAAATTTACATCAAGCGATTGATAAGGCAAGTCAAAAAGTACAGTCAAAAGAGCATGCAGAAACGCCACTGGTTGGTCAAGTTGATGCTTTGATGGATCTTTTGTATTTTACTTATGGCTCATTTGTGCTAATGGGTGTTGATCCAAAACCTATTTTTGAAATTGTTCATGAAGCTAATATGGGAAAGATATTTCCAGATGGGCAAGCGCATTTTGACCCAATAACGCATAAGATTTTGAAACCTGATGATTGGGAAGAAAAATTTGCACCTGAACAAGACATCAAAAAAGAAGTTGATCGACAAATGCAAAAATCACTGAAAAAATAA
- a CDS encoding asparaginase, whose translation MKKILVLHTGGTISMTINEDGQVATSETNHLLAPSDLKLPNIHLTTIDFFNIPSPHMTLKHMLALYQEIKSKADQFDGVVITHGTDTLEETAYFLDTMSIPNIPIIITGAMRSSNEIGSDGIYNFITALRVASHPKSHDKGVLVVMNDEIHAAKYVTKTHTTNISTFQTPTHGPLGIVMKHDILFFKTAEPRIRFDLKAISGTVPIIKAYAGMGRGSIISILGPENVDGVVIEALGAGNVPPSAARELSELIEKGVPVVLVSRCFNGVAEPVYAYEGGGVRLEASGVMFVKELNAAKARLKLIIALNAGLEGNELKEYIEG comes from the coding sequence ATGAAAAAAATTCTTGTTCTCCATACTGGTGGCACTATCTCTATGACTATTAATGAAGATGGTCAAGTTGCTACTTCTGAGACAAATCATCTATTGGCTCCTTCAGATTTGAAGTTGCCTAACATTCATCTAACAACAATTGATTTTTTCAATATTCCTAGTCCTCATATGACACTAAAGCACATGTTAGCACTTTATCAAGAAATCAAATCTAAAGCTGATCAATTTGATGGTGTTGTTATTACTCACGGTACAGACACTCTAGAAGAAACTGCTTATTTTTTGGATACTATGTCAATTCCTAATATTCCAATTATCATAACTGGAGCAATGAGAAGTTCTAATGAAATTGGAAGTGATGGCATATACAATTTTATTACAGCACTCCGAGTGGCCAGTCATCCTAAATCTCATGATAAAGGTGTCCTAGTTGTGATGAACGATGAAATCCATGCCGCTAAATATGTCACAAAAACCCATACAACCAATATTTCAACCTTTCAAACACCTACTCACGGTCCGCTTGGTATTGTCATGAAACATGATATTTTATTTTTCAAAACTGCTGAACCACGAATTCGTTTTGATTTAAAAGCTATTTCTGGAACCGTTCCTATTATTAAAGCTTATGCTGGAATGGGACGAGGTAGTATTATTAGTATTTTAGGTCCTGAAAATGTTGATGGTGTTGTAATTGAAGCACTTGGAGCAGGAAATGTGCCACCAAGTGCTGCTCGTGAATTGTCTGAGCTAATTGAGAAAGGTGTCCCAGTTGTTCTGGTATCACGCTGTTTTAATGGTGTTGCCGAGCCTGTCTATGCTTACGAAGGTGGAGGTGTTCGATTAGAAGCATCAGGTGTTATGTTCGTCAAAGAATTAAACGCCGCTAAGGCTAGACTTAAACTTATCATCGCTCTAAATGCTGGGCTTGAGGGAAATGAGTTAAAAGAATATATTGAAGGTTAA
- a CDS encoding aldo/keto reductase, whose translation MKTQLIGQTDLEVSRIALGCMRMASLDTNAAVKVINSSFDNGINFIDHADIYGGGESEITFAKALKETNISRDQLFIQSKCGIRQGYFDFSKEHIVTSVDGILTRLGMDYLDFLVLHRPDTLVEPDEVAEAFSMLKKSGKVRHFGVSNQNRFQIELLQSYLEEPLAVNQLQLSPAHTPMFDSGFNVNMKNQASVDHENGIVDYCRLKKMTIQAWSPFQIDLEKGLFSGNSEYKELNQTISKYAEKYHVSDEAIIIAWILRYPAKMQAIIGSMNPERIAKISKAYDVNLERSEWYDIYRSAGNQLP comes from the coding sequence ATGAAAACACAATTAATTGGACAAACGGACCTTGAAGTGTCTAGAATTGCCTTAGGTTGTATGCGCATGGCTTCTTTAGATACTAATGCTGCTGTTAAAGTCATCAATAGTTCATTTGACAATGGTATTAACTTCATTGACCATGCTGATATTTATGGTGGAGGAGAGTCTGAAATAACCTTTGCAAAAGCTCTAAAAGAAACTAATATTAGTCGTGATCAATTGTTCATTCAATCAAAATGTGGCATTAGACAAGGTTATTTTGATTTCTCAAAAGAGCATATTGTGACTTCAGTTGATGGTATCTTGACAAGATTGGGCATGGATTATCTAGATTTTTTAGTTTTACATCGTCCAGATACATTAGTTGAGCCTGATGAGGTTGCTGAAGCATTTTCTATGCTTAAAAAGTCAGGAAAAGTAAGACATTTTGGAGTTAGCAATCAAAATCGTTTTCAAATTGAATTATTACAAAGTTATTTAGAAGAACCACTTGCTGTTAATCAATTGCAGTTATCGCCTGCTCATACGCCAATGTTTGATTCTGGTTTTAATGTGAATATGAAAAATCAAGCTAGTGTGGATCATGAAAATGGTATTGTTGACTATTGTCGTTTGAAAAAAATGACTATTCAGGCTTGGTCTCCGTTTCAAATTGATCTTGAAAAAGGTTTGTTTTCAGGAAATTCAGAGTATAAAGAATTGAATCAAACGATTTCAAAATATGCTGAAAAATATCATGTATCTGATGAAGCTATCATCATAGCATGGATTTTGAGATATCCTGCAAAAATGCAAGCTATTATTGGATCAATGAATCCTGAGAGAATTGCAAAAATTTCCAAAGCCTATGATGTTAACTTAGAAAGATCTGAATGGTATGATATATATAGAAGTGCTGGAAATCAATTACCATAA
- the recG gene encoding ATP-dependent DNA helicase RecG: protein MDLNSPISELKGLGPKSAEKFLKLEIITIKDLLLYFPFRYEDFKQKKVFDLIDGEKAVIVGQVVTPANVQYYGFKRNRLSFKLKQDEVVINISFFNQPYLADKIELGQDIAVFGKWDQKKTAITGMKILIQTEDDMQPVYHVAQGISQSSLVKAIKSAMNTQLLEELDENLPDLLLKKYRLLDRKTAVRAMHFPKDINEYKQALRRIKFEELFYFQMHLQLLKAQNKELTNGIAIPFKQQLVNQKIYQLPFTLTKAQKVSLEAILKDMSSGAHMNRLLQGDVGSGKTVIASLAMYAAYTAGFQSALMVPTEILAEQHYMSLRELFPDLSIAILKSGMRVAEKKPLLKAIQNGSVDMIVGTHALIQDGVNYANLGLVITDEQHRFGVNQRRLFREKGENPDVLMMTATPIPRTLAITTYGEMDVSIINELPAGRKPIITRWVKHQQFDTVLEWLKKEVQKEAQIYVISPLIEESETLDLKNAVALEEELKNYFSGQATVALLHGKMKNDEKEKIMQSFKAKDIDILVSTTVIEVGVNVPNATIMVIMDADRFGLSQLHQLRGRVGRGTKQSYVILVANPKTESGKERMTIMTKTNDGFELAEADLKMRGSGEIFGTRQSGIPEFKIADIVEDFNIMEEARRVSSEIVSHTHWRNDPNWSVIVKHLKEHGDFD, encoded by the coding sequence ATGGATTTAAATAGCCCAATTTCAGAACTTAAAGGTTTGGGACCAAAATCAGCAGAGAAGTTTTTAAAGCTTGAGATCATTACTATAAAAGATCTGTTACTTTATTTTCCATTTCGATACGAAGATTTTAAACAGAAAAAAGTCTTTGACCTAATAGATGGGGAAAAAGCTGTTATAGTTGGTCAGGTTGTTACACCAGCAAATGTTCAATATTACGGTTTTAAACGAAACCGTCTCAGTTTTAAATTGAAGCAAGATGAAGTGGTTATTAATATTTCATTCTTTAATCAACCTTATTTAGCGGATAAAATAGAGTTAGGCCAAGATATTGCAGTATTTGGGAAATGGGATCAGAAGAAAACAGCGATTACAGGTATGAAAATTCTTATTCAAACGGAAGATGATATGCAACCTGTTTACCATGTCGCTCAGGGAATTAGTCAGTCTTCTCTTGTTAAAGCAATAAAATCAGCTATGAACACCCAGTTGCTTGAAGAACTTGATGAAAATCTCCCCGATTTACTATTAAAAAAATATAGACTTCTTGATCGAAAAACAGCTGTTAGAGCAATGCATTTTCCAAAAGATATTAATGAATATAAACAAGCTCTAAGAAGAATTAAATTTGAAGAATTATTTTATTTCCAAATGCATTTGCAATTGCTTAAAGCACAGAACAAAGAATTGACAAATGGTATAGCTATCCCTTTTAAACAACAATTAGTTAATCAGAAGATTTACCAACTTCCTTTTACGTTAACAAAAGCTCAAAAGGTAAGTTTAGAAGCAATCTTAAAGGATATGTCATCCGGTGCACACATGAATCGTCTGTTACAAGGTGATGTTGGTTCAGGGAAAACCGTTATTGCTAGTTTGGCTATGTATGCTGCATATACAGCAGGATTTCAGTCTGCTTTAATGGTTCCAACGGAAATTTTAGCAGAACAACATTATATGAGTCTAAGGGAATTATTTCCTGATTTATCTATTGCGATATTAAAATCTGGGATGAGAGTAGCAGAAAAAAAGCCCCTCTTAAAGGCTATACAAAATGGCTCAGTTGATATGATTGTTGGGACTCATGCCTTAATTCAAGATGGTGTTAATTATGCTAATTTAGGTTTGGTTATCACAGATGAACAACATCGATTTGGGGTTAATCAAAGGCGATTATTTAGAGAAAAAGGAGAAAATCCAGATGTACTTATGATGACAGCAACGCCAATTCCAAGAACATTAGCCATAACAACCTATGGTGAAATGGATGTTTCAATAATCAACGAACTTCCAGCTGGACGAAAACCGATCATAACGAGATGGGTAAAACATCAGCAATTTGATACTGTACTTGAATGGTTAAAAAAAGAAGTCCAAAAGGAAGCTCAGATCTACGTGATTTCGCCTTTAATAGAGGAATCTGAAACTTTAGATTTAAAAAATGCTGTTGCATTAGAAGAAGAATTGAAAAATTACTTTTCAGGACAAGCAACTGTCGCCTTACTTCACGGGAAAATGAAAAATGATGAAAAAGAGAAAATCATGCAGTCTTTTAAAGCAAAAGATATCGATATTTTAGTGTCAACAACGGTTATTGAAGTTGGTGTGAATGTTCCGAATGCAACTATCATGGTTATCATGGATGCAGATCGTTTTGGTCTCAGTCAATTACACCAGTTGAGAGGGCGTGTCGGACGAGGAACAAAGCAATCTTATGTGATTTTAGTAGCAAATCCAAAAACTGAATCTGGTAAAGAACGAATGACTATCATGACAAAAACAAATGATGGCTTTGAGTTAGCAGAGGCAGATTTAAAAATGCGAGGTTCTGGTGAAATTTTTGGAACAAGACAATCAGGCATTCCAGAATTTAAAATAGCTGATATTGTTGAGGATTTTAATATCATGGAAGAGGCTAGACGAGTATCCTCTGAAATAGTCTCACATACCCATTGGAGGAATGATCCTAATTGGTCTGTGATTGTAAAACACCTTAAAGAGCACGGTGATTTTGATTAA
- a CDS encoding CHAP domain-containing protein, with product MKKQKIFTLMMLMAVLSPNANVLQAYAEETNANESHLTSEESVKSVPENNESSSEKTQTSQSLSTDLSQSSTVPTSQSLTKPSDSNGNAKTETTSQSQDVNANQTSKTSEMPDKLEETKNKKSTQVPKSDSVSQQVIPSKTVSPNLSQEKTNTVPVVKETNTQQLSSAIFDTINLPSVNVADAYVEHWSSGNAYTHHLMSKRYGITAQQLDGYLQSTGIHYDSNRINGQKLLEWQKISGLDVRAIIAIAIAESSLGTAGVATHKGANMFGYAAFDSNPNFARHFNDEKALVKLTQETILQNQNQSFAIQDQKAKKLSQGFLDVALDGGVYFTDTSDSGKKRARIMEEIDRWIDQHGGTPAIPESLKLKSSTSFDMVPVGFKTMKANVVINYTAATYAWGQCTWYVYNRANELGYHYDPYMGNGGSWQHKAGYTTSHKAEVGYAVSFSPGQAGADRTYGHVAIVEQVREDGSVLISESNCLGLGVISYRTFTAEQASQLTYVIGKK from the coding sequence ATGAAAAAACAAAAAATATTCACTCTGATGATGCTAATGGCAGTATTATCACCAAATGCAAATGTCTTACAAGCATATGCTGAAGAGACTAATGCAAATGAAAGTCATTTAACATCAGAAGAGTCAGTCAAAAGTGTCCCTGAAAATAACGAGAGTTCTTCAGAAAAGACACAAACTTCTCAATCATTAAGTACAGACTTAAGTCAATCTAGCACTGTACCAACATCACAATCCTTGACAAAACCAAGTGATTCTAATGGTAATGCAAAAACTGAAACGACTAGTCAGAGTCAAGATGTCAATGCTAATCAGACATCAAAAACATCTGAAATGCCTGATAAGTTAGAAGAGACTAAAAATAAAAAGTCTACACAAGTACCAAAAAGTGATAGTGTTAGTCAACAAGTTATTCCATCTAAGACTGTTTCGCCAAATCTCAGTCAAGAGAAAACCAATACAGTCCCTGTTGTTAAAGAAACGAATACACAACAACTGAGTTCTGCCATTTTTGATACGATCAATTTACCTTCTGTAAATGTAGCAGATGCTTATGTAGAACACTGGAGTAGTGGAAATGCTTATACACATCATTTAATGTCAAAACGTTATGGTATTACAGCTCAACAATTAGATGGCTACTTACAATCAACTGGTATTCATTATGATTCCAATCGCATAAACGGACAAAAGTTATTAGAATGGCAAAAAATAAGTGGACTTGATGTCAGAGCGATCATCGCTATTGCTATAGCTGAAAGTTCACTTGGAACTGCAGGTGTCGCAACACATAAAGGTGCCAATATGTTTGGCTATGCGGCATTTGATTCTAATCCAAACTTTGCACGTCATTTTAATGATGAAAAGGCACTTGTAAAATTAACTCAAGAAACCATTCTACAAAATCAAAATCAATCCTTTGCCATTCAAGACCAAAAAGCAAAAAAACTGTCACAAGGTTTCTTAGATGTTGCCTTAGATGGTGGTGTCTACTTTACTGATACAAGCGATAGTGGTAAAAAACGTGCTCGTATTATGGAAGAAATTGATCGCTGGATTGATCAACATGGGGGAACACCAGCTATTCCTGAATCACTTAAGTTAAAATCATCTACAAGTTTTGATATGGTTCCAGTTGGTTTCAAAACAATGAAGGCAAATGTTGTTATTAATTACACAGCTGCAACATATGCTTGGGGACAATGTACTTGGTATGTTTATAACCGGGCAAATGAGTTGGGGTATCACTATGACCCATATATGGGCAATGGTGGAAGCTGGCAACATAAAGCTGGTTATACAACTAGTCATAAAGCGGAAGTAGGATATGCCGTTTCATTTTCACCTGGACAAGCAGGTGCTGATAGAACTTATGGGCATGTTGCCATCGTCGAACAAGTACGTGAAGACGGTTCAGTCCTCATTTCAGAGTCCAATTGTCTTGGTTTAGGTGTTATCTCTTACAGAACTTTTACGGCTGAACAAGCTAGTCAATTAACTTATGTTATTGGTAAAAAATAA
- the alr gene encoding alanine racemase, whose product MISSIHRPTIAKIDLDAISFNISQVKGHIAKDKKVYAVVKANAYGHGAVQVSKHLLKQVDGFCVSNLDEAIELRQSGIDTEILILGVVMPEVVLLAKENKITLTVASHEWLEEAKKLGINLSGLHVHVKVDSGMGRIGVRNANQVNKLLKALSECGVIVDGIFTHFATADEASETYFNQQLSRFKSILSNIDNCPKCVHASNSATSLWHSETIFNAVRLGIVIYGLNPSGKDLELPYPLKPALSLESELIHVKELEKGSKIGYGATYETTNQEIIGTVPIGYADGWTRHLKDFSVLVDGQYCQIVGRVSMDQITIKLPKKLPLGTKVVLIGRSNNEVITATDIANYCDTINYEVLCLLSDRIPRKY is encoded by the coding sequence ATGATTTCAAGTATTCACAGACCGACAATAGCTAAGATTGATTTAGATGCTATTTCGTTTAATATTTCTCAAGTGAAAGGTCATATCGCAAAGGATAAAAAAGTTTATGCAGTTGTTAAAGCAAATGCATATGGTCATGGTGCTGTACAAGTATCAAAACACCTTCTTAAACAAGTGGATGGCTTTTGTGTATCAAATCTTGATGAAGCAATAGAGCTTAGACAATCAGGTATCGACACAGAAATTTTAATTTTAGGGGTTGTAATGCCTGAAGTGGTTTTACTAGCAAAAGAAAATAAGATTACTTTAACAGTAGCCAGTCATGAGTGGTTAGAGGAAGCAAAAAAACTTGGCATAAACCTATCTGGTTTACATGTTCATGTTAAAGTGGATTCAGGCATGGGAAGAATAGGAGTAAGAAATGCAAATCAAGTAAATAAACTACTGAAAGCATTAAGTGAATGTGGTGTTATTGTTGATGGTATTTTTACTCATTTTGCGACTGCTGACGAAGCATCAGAAACCTATTTTAATCAACAATTAAGTCGTTTTAAATCTATCCTATCTAATATAGATAATTGTCCTAAATGTGTTCATGCAAGTAATTCAGCTACAAGTCTTTGGCATTCTGAAACTATATTTAATGCAGTACGCTTAGGAATTGTTATTTATGGTTTAAATCCAAGTGGTAAAGATCTTGAGTTGCCATATCCTTTGAAACCAGCATTAAGTTTAGAATCAGAATTAATACATGTCAAAGAATTAGAAAAAGGGTCTAAAATTGGATATGGTGCAACATATGAAACAACAAATCAAGAAATAATTGGGACCGTTCCGATTGGTTATGCTGATGGTTGGACTAGACATTTAAAAGATTTTTCAGTTTTAGTAGATGGTCAATATTGTCAAATTGTTGGTCGTGTTTCGATGGATCAAATTACCATAAAATTACCCAAAAAACTACCCTTAGGCACTAAAGTTGTTTTAATTGGTAGAAGTAATAATGAGGTAATTACAGCTACAGATATTGCTAACTATTGTGATACCATCAATTATGAAGTCTTGTGCTTATTAAGTGATAGAATACCAAGAAAATACTAA
- the acpS gene encoding holo-ACP synthase, protein MIIGHGIDLQNISAIENAYQRHHSFASRVLTKQEKEKFESLKGQRRMTYLAGRWAGKEALSKALGTGIGQLSFQDIEILNDDKGVPYFSKLNFDGKAHISISHSGDYVEASVILEDVR, encoded by the coding sequence ATGATAATTGGACATGGAATAGATTTACAAAACATTTCTGCAATTGAGAATGCTTATCAGAGACATCATTCATTTGCCAGTCGTGTTTTAACGAAACAGGAAAAAGAAAAGTTTGAAAGCTTAAAAGGTCAAAGGCGAATGACTTATTTAGCTGGAAGATGGGCTGGGAAAGAAGCTCTTTCGAAAGCCCTTGGTACGGGAATTGGTCAACTGTCTTTTCAAGATATTGAAATATTGAATGATGACAAAGGCGTACCCTACTTCTCAAAATTAAATTTTGATGGCAAAGCCCACATCAGTATCTCACACAGTGGTGACTATGTTGAAGCAAGTGTCATTTTGGAGGATGTAAGATGA